A genomic stretch from Bos javanicus breed banteng chromosome 3, ARS-OSU_banteng_1.0, whole genome shotgun sequence includes:
- the MANEAL gene encoding glycoprotein endo-alpha-1,2-mannosidase-like protein isoform X1 yields MARRRRRACIALFLVLLFAFGTLMGLRTLKAPDGLPALGPGLELAPFERHPEGAPAPAARAPAAPAAPPPPPPRTAGPGSSPGPAPAEAEPAPGQSLRVYSDLHAFYYSWYGSPGREGHYIHWDHVMVPHWDPKISASYPRGRHSPPDDLGSSFYPELGPYSSRDPDVLREHMTQLKEAAIGVLVLSWYPPGMADDNGEPSDDLVPAILDTAHQYNIQVAFHIQPYKGRDDITLHDNIKYIIDTYGSHGAFYRYKNSMGKSLPLFYIYDSYLTSPEAWAHLLTPNGPHSIRNTPYDGVFIALLVEEGHTHDILAAGFDGMYTYFASNGFSFGSSHQNWKAVKNFCDANNLMFIPSVGPGYIDTSIRPWNNHNTRNRVNGKYYETALQAALTVRPEIVSITSFNEWHEGTQIEKAIPKKTPTRLYLDYLPHQPSLYLELTRRWAEHFIKEKEQWLM; encoded by the exons ATGGCCCGGCGGCGGCGCCGCGCCTGCATCGCGCTGTTCTTGGTGCTGCTCTTCGCCTTCGGCACCCTCATGGGCCTCCGCACGCTCAAGGCTCCGGACGGACTCCCGGCGCTGGGCCCGGGCCTGGAGCTGGCGCCCTTTGAGCGACACCCGGAGGGGGCCCCCGCGCCGGCCGCCCGGGCCCCGGCCGCCcccgccgcgccgccgccgccgccgccccgcacCGCGGGCCCGGGCAGCTCCCCAGGGCCGGCCCCAGCAGAGGCCGAACCCGCCCCGGGGCAGAGTCTGCGCGTCTACTCGGACCTGCACGCCTTCTACTACTCGTGGTACGGGAGTCCCGGGCGCGAAGGCCACTACATTCACTGGGACCACGTCATGGTGCCGCACTGGGACCCCAAGATCTCGGCCAGCTACCCCCGCGGCCGCCACAGCCCTCCTGATGACTTGGGCTCCAGCTTCTACCCGGAACTGGGGCCCTACAGCTCCCGGGACCCCGACGTGCTACGGGAGCACATGACCCAGCTGAAGGAAGCCGCCATCG GCGTCCTTGTCCTGTCCTGGTACCCACCTGGCATGGCTGATGATAACGGGGAACCTTCAGATGACCTGGTGCCTGCCATTCTGGACACCGCCCATCAGTACAACATCCAG GTGGCCTTCCACATCCAACCCTACAAGGGCCGAGATGACATCACTCTGCATGACAACATCAAGTACATTATTGACAC GTATGGCTCCCATGGTGCATTTTACCGCTACAAGAACAGCATGGGTAAGAGCCTCCCGCTCTTTTATATCTACGACTCCTACCTGACGTCCCCTGAGGCCTGGGCCCACCTCCTGACACCAAACGGGCCCCACTCAATCCGCAACACCCCCTATGACGGGGTCTTCATAGCACTGCTGGTGGAGGAGGGCCACACCCATGACATCCTGGCTGCTGGATTTGACGGCATGTACACCTACTTCGCCTCCAACGGTTTCTCCTTCGGCTCCTCCCATCAGAACTGGAAAGCTGTGAAGAACTTTTGCGATGCCAACAACCTCATGTTCATTCCCAGCGTGGGGCCTGGCTACATTGACACCAGCATCAGGCCTTGGAACAACCACAATACACGGAACAGGGTCAATGGCAAGTACTACGAGACAGCCCTGCAGGCAGCCCTGACTGTGAGGCCTGAGATTGTCTCTATCACCTCTTTCAATGAGTGGCACGAGGGCACCCAGATTGAGAAGGCCATTCCCAAGAAGACGCCGACTCGGCTGTATTTGGACTACCTGCCTCATCAGCCCAGCCTGTACCTGGAGCTAACGCGCCGCTGGGCGGAGCACTTCATCAAAGAAAAGGAGCAGTGGCTGATGTGA
- the MANEAL gene encoding glycoprotein endo-alpha-1,2-mannosidase-like protein isoform X2, producing the protein MITGNLQMTWCLPFWTPPISTTSRYGSHGAFYRYKNSMGKSLPLFYIYDSYLTSPEAWAHLLTPNGPHSIRNTPYDGVFIALLVEEGHTHDILAAGFDGMYTYFASNGFSFGSSHQNWKAVKNFCDANNLMFIPSVGPGYIDTSIRPWNNHNTRNRVNGKYYETALQAALTVRPEIVSITSFNEWHEGTQIEKAIPKKTPTRLYLDYLPHQPSLYLELTRRWAEHFIKEKEQWLM; encoded by the exons ATGATAACGGGGAACCTTCAGATGACCTGGTGCCTGCCATTCTGGACACCGCCCATCAGTACAACATCCAG GTATGGCTCCCATGGTGCATTTTACCGCTACAAGAACAGCATGGGTAAGAGCCTCCCGCTCTTTTATATCTACGACTCCTACCTGACGTCCCCTGAGGCCTGGGCCCACCTCCTGACACCAAACGGGCCCCACTCAATCCGCAACACCCCCTATGACGGGGTCTTCATAGCACTGCTGGTGGAGGAGGGCCACACCCATGACATCCTGGCTGCTGGATTTGACGGCATGTACACCTACTTCGCCTCCAACGGTTTCTCCTTCGGCTCCTCCCATCAGAACTGGAAAGCTGTGAAGAACTTTTGCGATGCCAACAACCTCATGTTCATTCCCAGCGTGGGGCCTGGCTACATTGACACCAGCATCAGGCCTTGGAACAACCACAATACACGGAACAGGGTCAATGGCAAGTACTACGAGACAGCCCTGCAGGCAGCCCTGACTGTGAGGCCTGAGATTGTCTCTATCACCTCTTTCAATGAGTGGCACGAGGGCACCCAGATTGAGAAGGCCATTCCCAAGAAGACGCCGACTCGGCTGTATTTGGACTACCTGCCTCATCAGCCCAGCCTGTACCTGGAGCTAACGCGCCGCTGGGCGGAGCACTTCATCAAAGAAAAGGAGCAGTGGCTGATGTGA